In Luteitalea sp. TBR-22, one genomic interval encodes:
- the hutH gene encoding histidine ammonia-lyase, whose protein sequence is MTDVLLDGSPLTPAQVEAVAHGRAAVTLAPAARTRLVASRVALERLLDDGEAHYGVNTGFGSLARTRIATDRLRDLQRNLVRSHAAGTGDRLPTPTVRATMLLLAASLARGASGVRPELVEQLLGCLAHRITPIVPSIGSVGASGDLAPLAAIARVVIGEGEVEGGPAAEALARAGLAPLVLEAKEGLALINGTHLMAAEAALLLEEWDALWPAAVGACAMAIDAVRATDAFLDRRVHALRGQPGQEAVAAHLRDWLRGTEIVESHRLDDSRVQDPYSYRCAPVVLGAALDAIAYVRAAVERELGAVTDNPLLVGLDADGGAPSLVSAGNFHGMPIALPLDVLTMALTHVAGIAQQRVFFLLSARDPESGLPPYLSPAPGLNSGLMVAQYTAAACCNELAGLSMPASVINVPTSAGIEDYNSFGPRAAAKARRAMQLTRTVVAIELLCAAQGIEGHRPLRSGDRVEAALARIRAVVPPLVADRPLTADIEAIVGLIEDGAFAAHR, encoded by the coding sequence ATGACTGATGTCCTCCTCGACGGCTCGCCTCTCACCCCCGCGCAGGTGGAGGCGGTCGCCCACGGGCGGGCGGCGGTGACGCTGGCGCCGGCGGCGCGGACACGCCTGGTGGCCTCGCGCGTCGCGCTCGAGCGCCTGCTCGACGATGGCGAGGCGCACTATGGGGTGAACACGGGCTTCGGATCGCTGGCGCGGACGCGCATCGCCACCGATCGGCTGCGGGATCTGCAGCGCAACCTCGTCAGATCGCATGCCGCCGGCACCGGCGACCGCCTGCCGACGCCGACCGTGCGCGCCACCATGCTGCTGCTCGCCGCCTCGCTGGCGCGCGGCGCCTCGGGTGTGCGCCCCGAGCTCGTCGAGCAACTCCTCGGCTGCCTCGCCCATCGCATCACGCCCATCGTGCCGTCGATCGGCAGCGTCGGGGCCTCCGGCGATCTCGCACCGCTGGCGGCAATCGCGCGTGTCGTGATCGGCGAGGGCGAGGTCGAGGGCGGGCCGGCCGCCGAAGCGCTCGCTCGCGCCGGACTGGCGCCACTGGTGCTCGAGGCCAAGGAAGGCCTGGCGCTGATCAACGGCACGCACCTGATGGCGGCGGAAGCCGCACTGCTGCTCGAGGAGTGGGACGCGCTGTGGCCCGCGGCCGTCGGCGCATGCGCCATGGCCATCGACGCGGTGCGGGCCACCGACGCCTTCCTCGACCGGCGCGTGCATGCCCTGCGCGGCCAACCCGGGCAGGAGGCCGTTGCTGCCCACCTCCGCGACTGGCTGCGCGGTACCGAGATCGTCGAGAGCCACCGCCTCGACGACAGTCGCGTGCAGGACCCGTACTCCTACCGCTGCGCGCCCGTCGTCCTGGGCGCCGCGCTCGATGCGATCGCGTACGTCAGGGCAGCGGTCGAGCGGGAGCTCGGCGCCGTCACCGACAACCCGCTGCTCGTCGGTCTCGACGCCGACGGCGGGGCGCCTTCGCTGGTGTCGGCCGGCAACTTCCACGGCATGCCCATCGCGCTCCCCCTCGACGTGCTGACGATGGCGCTCACCCACGTGGCGGGCATCGCGCAGCAGCGCGTGTTCTTCCTGCTGTCGGCGCGGGATCCGGAGAGCGGGCTGCCGCCCTACCTGAGCCCCGCGCCGGGCCTGAACTCGGGGCTGATGGTGGCGCAGTACACCGCGGCGGCGTGCTGCAACGAACTGGCCGGGCTGAGCATGCCGGCCTCGGTGATCAACGTGCCGACGTCGGCAGGCATCGAGGACTACAACTCGTTCGGGCCACGGGCGGCGGCCAAGGCCCGCCGGGCGATGCAGCTGACGCGGACCGTGGTGGCAATCGAGCTGCTCTGCGCCGCGCAGGGCATCGAGGGTCACCGGCCGCTGCGCTCCGGTGACCGGGTGGAAGCCGCCCTCGCCAGGATCCGGGCGGTGGTGCCACCGCTCGTGGCCGATCGGCCACTCACCGCCGACATCGAGGCCATCGTCGGCCTGATCGAGGACGGCGCCTTCGCGGCACACCGGTAG